One segment of Urocitellus parryii isolate mUroPar1 chromosome 5, mUroPar1.hap1, whole genome shotgun sequence DNA contains the following:
- the LOC144255102 gene encoding sperm motility kinase-like: MRDQCSQSRVELQEQSSCSEPAFTDHYMVLQDIGEGGFAQLKLARHLLTGTQVAVKVLAKGATKFTLQSEPEMMAELDHPNVIHLFQVMETQKYLYLIMEHAGGGELWDFIPTTGMEEEEARRMFRQIGQAVQYCHQKGIVHLDLKPENVMVDDERNVKLIDFGLSTRVTAGKKLNKFFGTLLYVPPEIICHQEYEGPPADIWSLGVVLYSMLTGIWPFEASTDSKLKKLIRLGRYIIPSHVSKEAKSLIREILKVDPKQRPTIDQVMGHPWLTQGEEASPSSPCEVLPKLPDLTILKTMINMGYDHYNTWVSVVRRKFNDAMATYRILQHQSTQGEASTAQVKPKHYPGPKDPPWVCHKKFPSEPALPLPCEQQQQPARSASMPTITRRFLKDTLPPSLASQPDPVPSPSPSQETSTRQPPDRIPGWKRVRRRIAKCLRQLCCIPCFRGPLSRKRVVPVETPNPDRQN, from the coding sequence ATGAGAGATCAGTGTAGTCAGAGCAGAGTAGAGCTGCAGGAGCAGAGCTCTTGCTCTGAGCCTGCCTTCACGGACCATTATATGGTCCTGCAGGACATTGGGGAAGGGGGCTTCGCCCAGTTGAAACTTGCCCGCCATCTTCTTACTGGGACACAGGTTGCAGTGAAGGTCTTGGCCAAAGGAGCCACGAAATTCACCTTGCAATCTGAACCAGAGATGATGGCGGAATTGGACCACCCAAATGTGATCCATCTCTTTCAGGTCATGGAGACCCAGAAATACCTCTACCTCATCATGGAGCACGCAGGTGGGGGAGAGCTTTGGGATTTCATCCCAACAACtggcatggaggaggaggaggcccgcAGAATGTTTAGGCAGATCGGGCAGGCTGTGCAGTACTGCCACCAGAAGGGCATCGTGCACCTGGACCTGAAGCCGGAGAACGTGATGGTGGATGACGAACGCAATGTGAAGCTCATTGACTTTGGCCTGAGCACCAGAGTCACAGCTGGAAAGAAGCTGAATAAATTCTTTGGCACTCTCCTCTATGTTCCCCCAGAAATTATCTGTCATCAAGAATATGAGGGCCCCCCGGCAGACATCTGGAGCTTGGGTGTGGTCCTCTATTCAATGCTCACAGGGATATGGCCATTTGAGGCAAGCACCGATAGCAAGCTGAAGAAACTCATCAGGTTGGGCAGGTACATCATTCCTTCACATGTCTCCAAGGAAGCCAAGAGCCTCATCCGAGAGATACTCAAAGTGGACCCCAAGCAGAGGCCCACCATAGACCAGGTAATGGGGCACCCGTGGCTGACCCAGGGGGAGGAAGCTTCACCCAGTTCTCCTTGTGAGGTACTCCCCAAACTCCCGGACCTCACAATCTTGAAAACTATGATCAACATGGGTTATGACCACTATAACACCTGGGTGTCCGTGGTGAGAAGGAAATTCAATGATGCAATGGCCACTTACCGCATCCTCCAGCACCAGAGCACCCAAGGGGAGGCCTCCACAGCCCAGGTGAAGCCCAAGCATTACCCAGGCCCTAAGGATCCTCCCTGGGTCTGCCACAAGAAGTTTCCCAGTGAGCCTGCCCTTCCCTTGCcctgtgagcagcagcagcagcctgctaGAAGTGCCAGCATGCCCACCATCACACGCCGCTTCCTCAAGGACACACTGCCTCCCAGCCTAGCCTCCCAGCCTGACCCAGTGCCCAGCCCCTCACCCTCCCAAGAGACCTCCACAAGGCAACCCCCAGACAGAATCCCGGGTTggaagagggtgaggaggaggattgCCAAATGCCTCCGTCAGCTATGCTGCATACCCTGCTTCCGAGGGCCACTCTCCAGAAAGAGAGTGGTTCCCGTGGAAACGCCCAACCCAGACAGACAGAACTGA